Proteins encoded in a region of the Zea mays cultivar B73 chromosome 2, Zm-B73-REFERENCE-NAM-5.0, whole genome shotgun sequence genome:
- the LOC100193265 gene encoding tRNA-specific adenosine deaminase TAD1 has product MLSSSPAPSQEGAAVPSSWAEAASSAALRHYRSLAKKGKPQGRESTVLAAILLSAPQDSHSLTVLSMGTGTKCLGASMLSARGDLVHDAHAEVIARRALLRLVYSEIGRGAPPDWLVASGDAGRWRLRDGHCLHLYITQLPCGVMPVPPSQSDLPRKQLNSMNVEIGFVQRKPGRGDTTSSMSCFDKITRWSVVGIQGALLSHILEPLYLSTITIGQLPDGTPERFSIKNNIKKALDARLSSLPTELPPPFKMQKPKVFEAPVPPTEFQQIPGDVRLLTCGYSICWNKSGLHEVVLGTTGRKQGTSSKAAHLPSTESLVCKRRLLEAFLSLEHPLVRQLKCEELSYRALKDTAHEYHHALELLRKAPFFGCWRAKPTFVDSFAVSR; this is encoded by the exons ATGCTGTCCTCCTCTCCGGCGCCGTCACAAGAGGGCGCcgccgttccctcctcctgggcgGAAGCTGCGTCCTCGGCGGCGCTCCGGCACTACCGCTCACTGGCCAAGAAAGGGAAGCCGCAGGGGCGCGAGTCCACGGTCCTCGCCGCCATCCTCCTCTCTGCCCCGCAGGACTCGCACAGCCTCACTGTGCTCTCCATGGGCACCGGCACCAAGTGCCTCGGTGCCTCGATGCTCAGCGCACGTGGGGACCTCGTTCACGACGCGCACGCTGAGGTCATCGCTCGCCGCGCGCTGCTCCGCCTCGTCTACTCCGAGATCGGCCGTGGCGCCCCGCCTGATTGGCTGGTTGCTTCCGGGGATGCTGGGAGATGGAGGCTGAGGGATGGGCACTGCCTTCATCTTTACATCACACAACTCCCAT GTGGAGTCATGCCAGTACCACCATCGCAGTCTGATTTGCCAAGAAAACAGCTGAACAGTATGAATGTCG AAATTGGCTTTGTTCAAAGGAAACCAGGGCGTGGTGATACAACATCGTCCATGAGCTGCTTTGACAAAATCACCCGCTGGAGCGTTGTAGGAATTCAAG GTGCATTGCTGTCACATATACTGGAACCCTTGTATTTGTCCACCATTACTATTGGACAATTACCTGATGGTACTCCTGAACGGTTCTCTATTAAAAATAATATCAAGAAGGCCCTGGATGCTCGTCTGTCCTCTCTACCCACCGAATTGCCGCCTCCTTTCAAAATGCAGAAG CCAAAGGTTTTTGAGGCGCCTGTCCCACCAACAGAGTTTCAACAGATTCCTGGAGACGTACGCCTCTTGACATGCGG GTACTCGATTTGTTGGAATAAATCCGGTTTGCATGAAGTTGTCTTAGGCACAACTGGTAGGAAACAAGGAACCTCATCAAAGGCAGCACACTTACCCTCCACCGAGTCACTGGTCTGCAA GAGAAGACTACTAGAAGCATTTTTGTCCCTTGAGCATCCTTTGGTGAGGCAACTAAAATGCGAGGAGCTATCTTACCGGGCACTTAAG GATACGGCTCATGAATACCATCACGCGCTTGAGCTCCTCAGGAAGGCCCCATTTTTTGGCTGCTGGCGAGCTAAGCCTACATTTGTTGATTCGTTTGCAGTTTCACGGTGA